A DNA window from Porphyromonas gingivalis ATCC 33277 contains the following coding sequences:
- a CDS encoding acyltransferase family protein, which translates to MRKSDRLDILFLQLVAVTSLVLCHAAPRQLDNLPSWFPFYIEHFYMRVPLFFFISGFLWALGERKRVGKTAYQVIRKKAKRLLLPYLFMGTVAFLPKVLLSAYTYHPMEASLSGYVSSFLFPATNAIRFLWFLPCLFSLFCLVVFYPRKWMEGPKIFGAYLIACLLHIVTEYIPVAFEDDPFCIIAAFNNFHYFVLGMMLYRYSDRIVSRRVSVALLIAFHVALFSRFFMPEQSSFLGVLNWSYYTLFIVVLYGVSVKIGDKVMPAPLLHGIGLYSYPIFIFSWFVLVALRIVLYDRYELSTMMINGAIAISFIAGLFIPLYLSKFLDRKLPVSLKPLVGL; encoded by the coding sequence ATGAGAAAATCCGATCGTCTCGACATTCTCTTTCTGCAACTCGTAGCTGTTACCTCTCTCGTGTTGTGCCATGCAGCTCCTCGTCAGCTGGACAACTTACCGTCGTGGTTCCCTTTCTACATAGAGCATTTCTATATGAGAGTTCCCCTCTTCTTTTTTATTTCTGGTTTTCTGTGGGCTTTGGGGGAAAGAAAGAGGGTAGGGAAAACGGCTTATCAGGTGATCAGGAAAAAAGCCAAGCGTTTGCTTCTTCCTTACCTCTTTATGGGGACGGTGGCATTCCTGCCTAAAGTCCTACTGAGTGCCTACACATACCACCCGATGGAGGCCTCCCTTTCCGGATATGTCAGCAGCTTTCTTTTTCCGGCAACGAATGCTATTCGCTTTCTGTGGTTTTTGCCCTGCTTGTTCAGTCTATTTTGCCTGGTTGTTTTTTATCCTCGGAAGTGGATGGAGGGACCGAAGATTTTCGGAGCTTACCTCATCGCCTGCCTTCTGCATATAGTCACCGAATACATCCCTGTGGCATTCGAGGATGATCCTTTCTGTATTATAGCAGCCTTTAACAATTTTCACTACTTCGTTCTGGGTATGATGTTATACCGCTATTCCGATCGTATAGTTTCCAGACGAGTATCGGTAGCCCTGCTTATCGCTTTCCATGTGGCACTTTTCTCCCGTTTCTTTATGCCCGAGCAGTCATCGTTCTTGGGGGTATTGAACTGGTCTTATTATACCCTGTTCATTGTTGTCCTTTATGGCGTGTCGGTAAAAATCGGAGACAAGGTGATGCCTGCTCCATTGCTCCACGGTATAGGGTTGTACAGCTATCCTATATTCATTTTTTCATGGTTCGTGCTGGTCGCATTGAGAATAGTCCTTTATGACCGCTATGAGCTGAGCACCATGATGATCAATGGAGCTATTGCCATTAGTTTCATAGCCGGTTTGTTCATACCGCTTTACCTGTCCAAGTTTTTGGACAGGAAACTTCCGGTTTCTCTCAAGCCGTTGGTCGGATTGTAA
- a CDS encoding DUF4296 domain-containing protein, which produces MRRLYVILIVSIASLALLGGCSRSGYKKIPKKKLKDLMVELYVADGHFANIYDPNLTDSVREAVYTNLFAKYGTTRMDYDSTLMWYGRHDLEEYIAICQSVRDELEKQRIDLDKQITLEREKKGMDMLDGSFYELDSINMLAGDSTCFYRQEMPFLNRSFIITPGTAYKEGTRLEFVTRLRGLQLRPDATMEMFLQLVCTDNTVLTVSRPVNPGINMLTTSVPDSASVSRVYGYLRGFPDSAGIMSLSPFVIDSFSLRKFKP; this is translated from the coding sequence ATGAGACGTTTGTACGTCATATTGATTGTGAGCATAGCCTCTCTTGCACTACTGGGAGGTTGTAGCCGAAGCGGCTATAAAAAGATCCCGAAAAAGAAGTTGAAGGATCTGATGGTCGAACTTTATGTGGCCGATGGTCACTTTGCTAATATATACGATCCGAATTTGACGGATAGTGTTCGTGAAGCGGTTTACACCAATCTGTTTGCCAAGTACGGCACTACTCGCATGGATTACGACAGCACGCTGATGTGGTATGGTCGCCATGATTTGGAAGAGTATATCGCCATCTGCCAAAGCGTTCGGGATGAACTGGAAAAGCAGCGAATCGATCTGGACAAGCAGATTACGTTGGAGCGTGAGAAGAAAGGGATGGATATGCTCGATGGTTCGTTCTACGAACTGGATTCGATCAATATGCTGGCCGGAGATAGTACGTGTTTCTACCGGCAGGAGATGCCATTCCTGAACAGGTCTTTCATCATCACACCAGGTACAGCTTATAAGGAAGGCACCCGATTGGAATTTGTCACGAGGCTGAGAGGTCTACAACTTCGTCCTGATGCAACGATGGAGATGTTTCTCCAATTGGTTTGCACCGACAATACCGTTCTTACGGTCAGCCGACCTGTGAATCCGGGAATAAATATGCTGACAACTTCAGTGCCGGACTCTGCGAGTGTGAGCCGTGTCTATGGCTATTTGCGAGGCTTCCCTGATTCGGCCGGAATCATGTCTTTGAGTCCGTTCGTTATCGACAGTTTTTCTCTTCGTAAGTTCAAACCTTAA
- a CDS encoding lipoprotein signal peptidase, which translates to MASFLSRLPQGKVVAALIVLLLVVDQVIKIWVKTTMVLGQSHVVAPWFQIHFVENPGMAFGIELGSKLFLSLFRIVAMGFCIYLLAKLVRKREHTLAFLSCLSLIIAGGIGNIIDSIFYGVIFSGSHGQIAQLFPSGGGYETWFHGRVVDMFYFPLIEGVFPSWLPFWGGEEFVFFHPVFNFADSCISIGLILLLVCYPRTVSLLLDGKKTLPEGTTEDSEPTKRE; encoded by the coding sequence ATGGCTTCTTTTCTCTCCCGTCTGCCTCAGGGAAAAGTAGTCGCAGCTCTCATTGTCTTGCTTCTGGTCGTAGATCAGGTGATCAAGATATGGGTGAAGACGACTATGGTACTGGGGCAGTCGCACGTTGTCGCCCCTTGGTTTCAGATCCATTTCGTGGAAAATCCCGGGATGGCTTTCGGAATAGAATTAGGGAGCAAACTCTTCTTGAGTCTCTTTCGCATCGTTGCCATGGGCTTTTGTATCTATTTATTGGCCAAATTGGTACGAAAGCGAGAGCATACACTCGCCTTTCTCTCTTGTTTGTCTCTGATCATTGCCGGTGGTATCGGGAATATTATCGATTCTATTTTCTATGGGGTCATCTTTTCCGGCAGTCACGGACAGATTGCACAACTATTTCCTTCAGGAGGTGGCTATGAGACGTGGTTTCACGGTCGAGTAGTGGATATGTTTTACTTCCCTTTGATAGAGGGAGTATTTCCTTCGTGGCTTCCTTTCTGGGGAGGTGAAGAGTTTGTCTTTTTCCATCCGGTCTTCAACTTTGCCGATTCCTGTATCTCCATCGGGTTGATACTGCTATTGGTATGTTATCCGCGTACGGTGAGTCTCCTGCTCGATGGGAAAAAGACATTGCCGGAAGGCACCACAGAGGATTCCGAGCCAACAAAGAGAGAATGA
- a CDS encoding TraR/DksA family transcriptional regulator codes for MVEKTRYTDEELEEFKQIILAKLDQARKDYEQLRAGVSNSEGNDVSDTSPTFKVLEEGAATLSKEESGRLAQRLMKFIQNLQAALIRIENKTYGVCRETGKLIPKERLRAVPHATLSIEAKMNEKK; via the coding sequence ATGGTAGAAAAAACACGCTACACCGACGAAGAGTTGGAAGAATTCAAGCAAATAATTTTGGCCAAATTGGATCAGGCTCGCAAGGACTACGAGCAGTTGCGTGCGGGCGTCAGCAATTCAGAGGGTAATGATGTGTCTGATACCTCTCCCACGTTCAAGGTGTTGGAGGAGGGTGCAGCTACACTGTCGAAAGAGGAATCCGGACGCTTGGCACAGCGACTGATGAAGTTTATCCAAAACTTGCAAGCTGCTCTGATACGTATCGAGAATAAGACTTACGGCGTTTGCCGCGAAACGGGCAAACTTATTCCCAAAGAACGACTTCGCGCCGTACCTCATGCTACGCTGAGCATAGAGGCCAAAATGAACGAGAAGAAATAA
- the ileS gene encoding isoleucine--tRNA ligase — MSRRFAEYESLDLSRVNEEVLADWMQHRLFEESLKSREGAPSFVFYEGPPSANGMPGIHHVMARAIKDTICRYKTMKGFRVDRKAGWDTHGLPVELGVEKSLGITKEDIGKSISVEEYNAACRRDVMKFTKEWEDLTHKMGYWVDMEHPYITYDNRYIETLWWLLAELYKKGLLYKGYTIQPYSPAAGTGLSTHELNQPGCYRDVKDTTCVAQFKIMDPKPEMQLHGDAFFLAWTTTPWTLPSNTALCVGPEIEYLAVQTFNPYNGIPITVVLGKPLLHTLFNPKGECEEIPASYDPAQKLLPYKVIASWKGKELEGMRYEQLIPWVNPGEGAFRVITGNFVTTEDGTGIVHIAPTFGADDDRVAKKSGVPPLMLRDKEGNMRPMVDLAGRYFPTTDLDPVFVEKHMDLPLYDVYAGRYVKNAYDAGKTEKDETLDVELCVMLKMQNRVFRIEKMTHNYPHCWRTDKPVLYYPLDSWFIRTTACKEEMIANNGKIYWKPESTGTGRFGKWLENLQDWNLSRSRYWGTPLPIWRTEDGSEEICIGSVEELYNEIEKAVKAGMMERNPWAGFKPGVYTEENYAKIDLHRPFVDEITLCSPSGQPMRRELDLIDVWFDSGAMPYAQMHYPFENRERVKDGSVFPADFIAEGVDQTRGWFFTLHAIATMISGTSSFKVVVSNGLVLDKKGNKMSKRLGNAVDPFETIKKYGSDPLRWYMITNSSPWDNLKFDTDGVEEVRRKFFGTLYNTYQFFALYANLDGFTGEEESIPFAKRPEIDRWILSELNTLIREVDDQLSDYEPTRAGRAISDFVSENLSNWYVRLSRRRFWAGDMTEDKLSAYQTLYTSLLTVSKLMAPISPFYADRLYRDLTGKDESVHLALFPQLDQSQVDRALEQSMQMAQQISSMVLALRRKVNLKVRQPLATLMIPAIDDEQRRCIESVQPLILSEVNVKELRFVDDSMGILVKRIKPDFKRLGPRYGKVMKALAEAVTAMTQEEIRSLEKAGTFRMEVAGTPVELELADVEIVSEDIPGWLVANEGNLTVALDITVTDELRSEGLARELVNRVQNIRKQSGFEVSDKVNVLLLSNDIMDKVVAEHHDYIAQQIQAESLEISDAVSDGMELDFDDFVLSIQVVKHQG, encoded by the coding sequence ATGAGTCGCAGATTTGCCGAATACGAGAGCTTGGATTTGTCCCGTGTCAATGAGGAGGTGTTGGCCGATTGGATGCAACACCGTCTTTTTGAAGAAAGTCTGAAAAGTCGCGAGGGTGCCCCCTCGTTCGTTTTTTATGAGGGACCTCCCTCTGCCAACGGGATGCCCGGCATCCACCACGTAATGGCTCGTGCCATCAAGGACACTATTTGTCGTTACAAGACGATGAAGGGTTTCCGAGTGGACAGGAAAGCCGGCTGGGATACTCACGGCCTGCCTGTAGAGCTGGGAGTGGAAAAAAGTCTGGGCATAACGAAAGAGGACATCGGCAAATCGATCTCCGTGGAAGAGTACAATGCTGCCTGCCGGCGCGATGTGATGAAGTTCACCAAGGAGTGGGAAGACCTCACGCACAAGATGGGCTACTGGGTAGATATGGAGCACCCCTACATTACGTACGACAACCGCTATATCGAGACGCTTTGGTGGCTGCTGGCCGAGCTATACAAGAAAGGTCTGCTCTACAAAGGCTATACGATCCAACCCTATTCGCCTGCGGCGGGTACCGGTCTGAGCACGCACGAGCTGAATCAGCCGGGTTGCTATCGCGATGTGAAAGATACGACCTGCGTAGCCCAGTTCAAGATAATGGATCCGAAGCCGGAGATGCAGTTGCACGGCGATGCCTTCTTCCTCGCATGGACTACCACGCCGTGGACACTTCCCTCCAATACAGCCCTTTGCGTGGGGCCTGAAATCGAGTACTTGGCTGTACAGACATTCAATCCCTATAATGGTATTCCCATCACAGTCGTATTGGGCAAGCCACTACTCCACACCCTCTTCAACCCGAAGGGCGAATGCGAGGAGATACCCGCTTCTTACGATCCGGCGCAGAAGCTGCTCCCCTACAAGGTGATTGCATCATGGAAAGGGAAGGAGTTGGAAGGTATGCGGTACGAACAGCTGATACCGTGGGTGAATCCGGGTGAAGGTGCTTTCCGAGTGATCACAGGCAATTTCGTGACCACGGAAGATGGTACCGGCATCGTGCACATAGCACCTACGTTCGGTGCGGACGATGACCGCGTGGCCAAGAAAAGCGGTGTGCCTCCCTTGATGCTTCGTGACAAAGAGGGGAATATGCGCCCTATGGTGGATCTGGCCGGCCGCTATTTCCCAACGACAGATTTGGATCCTGTCTTTGTAGAGAAGCACATGGATCTGCCGCTCTATGACGTATATGCCGGCCGCTACGTGAAAAATGCGTACGATGCCGGAAAGACGGAGAAGGACGAGACTCTTGACGTCGAACTCTGCGTGATGCTGAAGATGCAGAATCGCGTTTTCCGCATCGAAAAGATGACACACAACTACCCACACTGTTGGAGGACGGACAAGCCCGTTCTTTACTATCCGCTCGATAGCTGGTTTATCCGCACGACAGCCTGCAAAGAGGAGATGATAGCCAACAATGGTAAGATATATTGGAAACCCGAAAGCACCGGTACGGGACGCTTCGGCAAATGGCTGGAGAATCTTCAAGATTGGAACCTTTCTCGCAGTCGCTACTGGGGGACGCCATTGCCCATTTGGCGTACTGAGGATGGTTCCGAAGAGATCTGTATCGGTTCGGTCGAAGAGCTGTACAACGAGATAGAGAAGGCCGTCAAAGCCGGTATGATGGAGCGCAACCCATGGGCAGGCTTCAAGCCCGGTGTCTACACCGAGGAGAACTATGCCAAGATCGACCTGCATAGGCCTTTTGTGGATGAGATCACACTTTGCTCCCCCTCGGGTCAGCCTATGCGCCGCGAGCTGGATCTGATCGATGTATGGTTCGACTCGGGTGCTATGCCTTATGCCCAGATGCACTATCCTTTCGAGAATCGCGAGCGAGTGAAGGACGGTTCCGTCTTCCCTGCCGACTTCATAGCCGAAGGGGTGGATCAGACGCGTGGATGGTTCTTCACCCTTCACGCCATAGCCACGATGATATCAGGAACGAGTTCGTTCAAAGTTGTGGTATCCAACGGCTTGGTACTGGATAAGAAAGGCAATAAGATGAGCAAGCGTCTCGGCAACGCCGTAGATCCTTTCGAGACCATCAAGAAATACGGATCCGATCCTCTTCGCTGGTATATGATCACCAATTCTTCACCGTGGGACAATCTCAAATTCGACACGGACGGAGTGGAAGAGGTACGCAGGAAATTCTTCGGTACTTTATACAATACGTATCAGTTCTTTGCCCTCTATGCTAATTTGGACGGCTTTACAGGAGAAGAAGAAAGCATTCCTTTCGCCAAGAGGCCGGAGATCGACCGCTGGATACTTTCCGAACTGAATACATTGATTCGTGAAGTGGATGATCAACTGAGCGACTACGAGCCTACACGTGCCGGTCGTGCCATCAGCGATTTTGTCTCCGAGAATCTGAGCAACTGGTATGTGCGTCTCAGCCGCCGTCGCTTCTGGGCAGGAGATATGACCGAAGATAAGCTCTCTGCCTATCAGACGCTTTATACCTCCTTGCTTACCGTATCCAAACTGATGGCTCCGATCAGTCCTTTCTATGCTGACCGACTGTACCGAGATCTGACGGGCAAAGACGAAAGCGTGCACTTGGCACTCTTCCCCCAGCTGGATCAAAGTCAGGTGGACCGTGCACTGGAACAGAGCATGCAGATGGCTCAGCAGATTTCGTCTATGGTGCTGGCACTTCGCCGAAAAGTGAATCTGAAAGTACGCCAACCATTGGCTACACTGATGATACCGGCTATAGACGATGAGCAGCGCAGGTGCATCGAATCCGTACAGCCGCTGATCCTTAGTGAGGTGAACGTGAAAGAGCTTCGATTCGTGGATGACAGCATGGGTATTCTGGTCAAACGAATCAAACCGGACTTCAAACGACTCGGCCCACGCTACGGCAAAGTGATGAAGGCTTTGGCAGAAGCTGTAACGGCCATGACGCAGGAAGAGATACGCTCCCTCGAGAAGGCCGGCACTTTCCGGATGGAAGTGGCCGGGACTCCGGTAGAGCTTGAATTGGCCGATGTGGAGATCGTCTCGGAAGATATTCCGGGATGGCTCGTAGCCAACGAAGGCAATCTGACCGTAGCCCTTGATATTACAGTGACAGATGAGCTTCGCTCCGAAGGACTGGCTCGCGAACTTGTGAATCGTGTGCAGAATATCCGCAAGCAAAGCGGTTTCGAAGTGTCGGACAAGGTGAATGTCCTTCTCTTGTCTAACGATATTATGGATAAAGTGGTGGCAGAACACCATGACTATATCGCCCAGCAAATCCAGGCCGAATCGTTGGAGATCAGCGATGCTGTCAGCGATGGAATGGAGCTGGATTTCGATGATTTTGTCCTTAGCATACAAGTTGTTAAACATCAGGGATAG
- the rpe gene encoding ribulose-phosphate 3-epimerase translates to MQPIVSPSLLSADFLHLADDVEMINRSEADWLHIDVMDGVFVPNLSFGFPILEAIRPICKKPLDVHLMIVEPMKFVDRLAELGVYMMNVHYEASPHLHRSLAAIRKAGMKSGVTLNPHTPVEVLTDVLEEADMVLLMSVNPGFGGQKFIERTIDKTQRLRRMIDSQGLDTIVQIDGGVNAATGKRLIEAGADSLVAGSYVFGAEKPEEAISLLKSYSR, encoded by the coding sequence ATGCAACCTATCGTATCTCCATCTTTGCTGTCGGCCGACTTCCTGCATCTGGCCGACGATGTCGAAATGATCAATCGCAGCGAGGCCGACTGGCTGCATATCGACGTCATGGATGGCGTATTCGTCCCCAATCTTTCGTTCGGTTTTCCTATTCTCGAGGCTATCCGACCGATTTGCAAGAAGCCGCTCGATGTTCACCTGATGATCGTGGAGCCGATGAAGTTCGTGGACAGGTTGGCCGAACTGGGCGTTTATATGATGAACGTCCACTATGAAGCCAGTCCGCACCTGCATCGCTCACTGGCGGCGATTCGCAAGGCCGGTATGAAATCGGGCGTCACGCTCAATCCGCATACTCCCGTGGAGGTGCTGACCGACGTGCTGGAAGAGGCCGATATGGTGCTTCTGATGAGCGTAAACCCGGGATTCGGAGGGCAGAAATTCATCGAAAGGACGATAGACAAGACGCAACGCCTGCGCCGAATGATCGATAGCCAAGGTCTGGATACGATTGTTCAGATCGATGGCGGTGTCAATGCCGCCACGGGAAAACGTCTGATCGAAGCAGGAGCCGATTCGCTCGTAGCCGGCAGCTATGTGTTCGGAGCAGAGAAGCCGGAAGAAGCCATCAGTCTGCTGAAGAGTTATAGCCGTTAG
- a CDS encoding ComEC/Rec2 family competence protein, whose translation MPVCPKPYFRPGPFLWVLLFLSTGIGLTEYFRSPVVALGALTTGFFLYILSLFFRPAVEKRTVAALRFAPIGLLLVAAGAFSTQLTRERLTASSRYKLSSSDTFRVIGNPEPREGKLRMQVQLSEASSPSYILYIRHEGEYEPVARGDMLKLRKFYARSAEEWEQKAPAMGRYMAGKGLSGSLHAKTGDVEILSTAKGPFSLRQKALDLSDRLAATLYELSPSLLSDSQRAMLEAMCLGREGEAPDVRRKFVAAGVAHILAVSGFHVGIVLAALGFLMRILPIPQRWRRAEWLLPLAGGWIYAFVCGLGAPVVRAMLMATLYIVGKCSGRPTDGLNIWAAAACITLVIDPLSFYDVGFVLSYAAVASILIFFRPLASLLPDVRQPLLRLCRDAMALCLAAQAFTLPLAAHYFGHVGIIFLWVNLPLTLLVVFLIPLSLIYMVLAAVGLPLMLLPRVVGICADGVERLVTAAAAVSPSVEYAWQPSMPVVLCIMAVLLAVGILWRANRRRYE comes from the coding sequence GTGCCGGTCTGCCCGAAGCCGTATTTTCGCCCCGGACCGTTTCTGTGGGTATTGCTTTTCCTGTCGACAGGCATAGGCCTGACGGAATACTTTCGCTCTCCTGTCGTTGCGCTTGGTGCGCTGACGACAGGATTTTTTCTTTATATCCTCAGTCTCTTTTTCCGGCCGGCCGTTGAGAAAAGGACTGTCGCGGCTCTTCGTTTCGCCCCGATCGGCCTGCTTCTCGTTGCAGCGGGAGCTTTCTCCACACAGCTGACACGAGAGCGACTGACAGCTTCTTCACGCTACAAGCTGTCTTCATCCGACACTTTTCGGGTCATCGGGAATCCGGAGCCACGCGAGGGCAAGCTGCGGATGCAAGTGCAACTGTCCGAAGCTTCCTCCCCATCTTATATCCTGTACATCCGACACGAAGGGGAATACGAGCCGGTCGCTCGCGGCGATATGCTCAAGCTCAGGAAATTTTATGCTCGATCGGCCGAAGAATGGGAGCAGAAAGCTCCGGCAATGGGGCGGTATATGGCGGGCAAAGGACTGTCCGGCAGTCTGCATGCCAAGACCGGAGATGTAGAAATCTTGTCGACAGCCAAAGGGCCGTTCTCCCTCAGGCAAAAGGCTTTGGATCTGTCGGATCGCTTGGCTGCCACATTGTACGAACTCTCCCCTTCGCTACTGTCCGATTCGCAGCGTGCGATGCTCGAAGCCATGTGTCTGGGGCGTGAGGGCGAAGCTCCCGACGTTCGCCGTAAGTTCGTCGCGGCAGGTGTGGCACATATCCTTGCTGTGAGCGGTTTTCACGTGGGTATCGTATTGGCTGCCCTCGGTTTTCTCATGCGTATTCTGCCGATACCGCAGCGATGGCGTCGGGCAGAGTGGCTGCTTCCGCTTGCAGGGGGATGGATATACGCATTCGTTTGCGGTTTGGGTGCTCCTGTAGTCCGAGCCATGCTGATGGCTACCTTATATATAGTCGGTAAATGCTCGGGCAGACCGACGGATGGATTGAATATTTGGGCTGCGGCAGCGTGCATTACACTCGTGATAGATCCCCTCTCTTTTTATGACGTGGGATTTGTGCTCAGCTATGCTGCGGTAGCTTCTATCCTGATCTTCTTCAGACCGCTGGCGTCCTTACTCCCCGATGTGCGGCAGCCTCTCCTTCGTCTGTGTCGTGATGCTATGGCGCTGTGTCTTGCAGCGCAAGCTTTCACCCTGCCGTTGGCGGCACATTATTTCGGACATGTCGGCATTATTTTCCTTTGGGTCAATCTTCCGCTTACTCTGCTGGTCGTTTTTCTGATTCCCCTTAGCCTTATCTATATGGTCTTGGCAGCTGTCGGATTACCCTTGATGTTGTTGCCCCGAGTGGTCGGTATTTGTGCCGATGGAGTGGAGAGATTGGTTACTGCGGCGGCTGCTGTGTCGCCGAGCGTGGAATACGCCTGGCAACCTTCGATGCCGGTCGTACTATGTATTATGGCTGTATTGCTTGCGGTAGGTATCCTTTGGCGCGCAAATCGGCGACGATACGAGTGA
- a CDS encoding shikimate kinase, translating into MHAPIFIVGYMGSGKSTVGRKMADVLGWRFIDTDFFIENRFRKRVADIFRDEGEAVFRRRERVVIEELSGMEDAIIATGGGLPCHSDNMTLMNEAGLTLYLEVSDEVLAVRLELCKRTRPKVKDKTGEELLSHIREEMAFRGDIYRRAKVIVNSDKLVDEEDERQLVTRIVADLRAKGYLPQAIQP; encoded by the coding sequence ATGCACGCTCCGATTTTTATCGTTGGCTATATGGGTTCCGGCAAGAGTACGGTAGGGCGTAAGATGGCCGATGTACTCGGTTGGCGTTTTATCGATACGGATTTCTTTATCGAGAACCGATTCCGCAAGCGCGTGGCGGATATATTCCGTGACGAAGGCGAGGCGGTTTTTCGCAGGCGCGAGCGTGTCGTCATCGAAGAACTATCCGGAATGGAGGATGCTATTATCGCCACAGGGGGCGGATTGCCCTGTCATTCGGACAATATGACGCTGATGAACGAAGCCGGCTTGACGCTGTATTTGGAAGTTTCGGATGAGGTTCTTGCCGTTCGTTTGGAGTTATGCAAGCGGACAAGGCCGAAGGTGAAAGACAAGACCGGCGAAGAGCTGCTCTCCCACATCCGGGAGGAAATGGCTTTCCGAGGCGATATATATCGCCGTGCAAAGGTGATTGTAAATAGCGATAAGCTGGTGGATGAAGAGGATGAGAGACAGCTTGTCACTCGTATCGTCGCCGATTTGCGCGCCAAAGGATACCTACCGCAAGCAATACAGCCATAA